Proteins found in one Molothrus aeneus isolate 106 chromosome 20, BPBGC_Maene_1.0, whole genome shotgun sequence genomic segment:
- the ZSWIM7 gene encoding zinc finger SWIM domain-containing protein 7 yields MDSSTLPAVAEELLREIKKAFQETSQVPDELLLGLKFIFGPSAVPALDLVDQRSVTRLRAPSGRILYQVLGSSGKLYTCYSSCHFCTCPAFGFSVLQKSESLLCKHILAVYLSQALGACQELAVSEEQLSNILLAEEEDEG; encoded by the exons ATGGACAGCAGCACCTTGCCAGCAGTGGCAgaagagctcctgagagagatCAAAAAGGCTTTTCAGGAGACCTCGCAGG TCCCTGATGAACTGCTGCTGGG GCTGAAGTTCATTTTTGGCCCATCTGCAGTCCCAGCTCTGGATTTGGTGGATCAGCGTTCTGTCACCCGGCTCAGGGCCCCCAGTGGAAGGATTCTCTACCAG GTCCTTGGCAGCTCAGGCAAACTCTACACCTGCTACAGCTCCTGCCACTTCTGCACCTGCCCTGCCTTTGGGTTTTCTGTGTTGCAGAAGAGTGAGAGCCTTCTG TGCAAACACATCCTGGCTGTCTACCTCAGCCAGGCCTTGGgagcctgccaggagctggctgtgtctgaggagcagctctcaAACATCCTCCTggctgaggaagaggatgaaggatga